A genomic region of Lagopus muta isolate bLagMut1 chromosome 19, bLagMut1 primary, whole genome shotgun sequence contains the following coding sequences:
- the AKNA gene encoding LOW QUALITY PROTEIN: microtubule organization protein AKNA (The sequence of the model RefSeq protein was modified relative to this genomic sequence to represent the inferred CDS: inserted 1 base in 1 codon; deleted 4 bases in 4 codons): MGSSSPWLRWTQSELGSQEPKCWEEEEEEEDFEKHMDENGVIGLGAATAELSDPQDSGSEWGQEAAGSPVWGDGEDLDVESPAEPRWYAQQDLTEEEEEEEEQGSSEEDERPEGPWGTESDGDPHAETPLKVLGTTTDGGGTSGPSDSSPVPMTPPRQLRGWGKARDPSQSSQTLQQPKPSRLSPSPRHHTDTKKPKDPTDICPYGRGRLNHPLPDLSKVEARVKVGQSYRPPPSRALSAHARPHGGPLVPKSPAEIVREVLLSSGEGAPPRPSAPPGVPQELRSPRQATALVQQLQDDYHKLLTKYAEAENTIDQLRLGAKVNLYANPPCASRSAHAGTMSSGCRVMAFSIPRASAAAISTAPNPQLPVGGAPAPQPAAQGAASQPCSPRSPLGGCPTCVGPCCCAGPRLTQTLAEQTRKFQAQVDSFEAWIRAGSSVPQEQLQRFQRLQDTQDALERAYLEAREEQSLGDTGNFDPERTVEGDIFCLGMRLEELKERLERAAPGSPVVTEGPPSTGETAGNTEVVAVGLPRPLRHKQLQAEGDFGDLLQQYQHLKSLPASLSLEQLSLKGSAALEEAGGTVAGDGGPGGVLNGTQSLEEGTDLETSPSPPPQRKAVPLPHTEPPHPQGTHGRLSPVTTPLPPSTSRLPLAFPEPLPSRTAPSRRSSGTGSTAPQRHALKPCHQEQRMVSPETDSGFVGSESSRVSLLARTPQHRPLGTGTHGVLEPPVPAPLHPQKKEAPLLPPRKGLRGPYPAPEHGPPPGHSVPPSTPSPSSSPLRWAGSQGSELGPEGDDAHSDSEGGDRSCTSGHPPGGTPASPSPAPAHSDLLGSRMERDRAIRALQDEVWRLRLRLEESLNRSHSYPEGRAPHTPKGRRQAAASRASFLRDAAPVGEHSPTSRGRMTPGGPRGRWASLPRDGTPPDFTSQSDRSLRAHGDSRPRAAPSAHKRPRSPLGAVSLRGQQAAERREPDPLGNAHGGADTAXRGTRYRVAPPRGEPSAAPCPRCHPDGTTAGAPSVDATRPQRSGTSRTPESCPTCRASRGDTDRAGHAQRSKSDGKSPPEPRSRPQAVQPEQLAGCWYLAGGPPVAYLAPVPVVPYGPSLLYCPPTAPTSAPHRTRSPPLSDLEEDLDLSLSTAMAAARRARVTSRRLGQVLAAELGRARAVRSSCLF; this comes from the exons ATGGGCAGCTCCTCGCCTTGGCTGCGCTGGACTCAATCGGAGCTGGGCAGCCAGGAACCCAagtgctgggaggaggaggaggaggaggaagactTTGAGAAGCACATGGATGAGAACGGTGTCattgggctgggggctgccacAGCGGAGCTCAGCGATCCACAGGACTCAGGCTCTGAGTGGGGACAGGAGGCGGCTGGGAGCCCAGTATGGG gggaCGGCGAGGACTTGGATGTGGAGTCCCCAGCAGAGCCACGCTGGTATGCACAGCAGGATCtgacagaggaggaggaggaggaagaagaacagGGCAGCTCTGAGGAGGACGAGAGGCCAGAGGGGCCCTGGGGAACAGAAAGTGATGGGGACCCCCATGCTGAGACCCCTCTGAAAGTCCTGGGTACCACCACAGATGGTGGCGGCACCTCGGGGCCTTCAGACTCCAGTCCTGTCCCCATGACTCCCCCACGCCAGCTCCGGGGCTGGGGCAAAGCCAGGGACCCCAGTCAGAGCTCCCAAACCCTGCAGCAGCCCAAACCCAGTCGGCTGTCCCCCAGCCCCCGGCATCACACTGACACCAAAAAGCCAAAGGACCCCACGGACATTTGCCCATATGGCCGCGGGCGGCTCAACCACCCTCTGCCTGACCTCTCCAAGGTGGAAGCACGGGTGAAGGTGGGGCAGAGCTACCGCCCCCCACCCAGCAGGGCCCTGTCTGCCCATGCCAGGCCCCACGGAGGTCCCCTTGTCCCCAAATCCCCCGCCGAAATCGTCCGggaggtgctgctgagcagtggggaGGGGGCCCCGCCACGACCCTCTGCCCCCCCAGGAGTGCCACAGGAGCTCCGCTCCCCCAGGCAGGCTACTGCGCTGGTGCAGCAACTGCAG GATGACTACCACAAGCTGCTGACCAAGTACGCCGAGGCCGAAAACACCATTGACCAGCTGAGGCTGGGGGCCAAG GTGAACCTGTATGCCAACCCTCCGTGTGCCAGCCGCAGCGCCCACGCCGGCACCATGAGTAGTGGATGCAGGGTGATGGCCTTCAGCATCCCACGGGCCAGCGCCGCAgccatcagcacagccccaaaCCCGCAGCTCCCTGTGGGTGGAG CTCCAGCGCCAcaaccagcagcacagggggcagcatcccagccctgctctcctcGCTCTCCCCTGGGGGGCTGCCCCACATGTGTGGGgccgtgctgctgtgcagggccGCGGCTCACACAGACACTGGCAGAGCAGACCCGCAAATTTCAAGCGCAG GTGGATTCCTTTGAAGCCTGGATCCGAGCAGGGAGCTCTGTGCcacaggagcagctccag CGGTTCCAGAGGCTGCAGGATACACAGGATGCACTGGAGCGGGCGTACCTGGAAGCACGGGAAGAGCAGAGCCTTGGGGACACGGGGAACTTCGACCCGGAGCG CACAGTGGAAGGGGACATCTTCTGCCTGGGGATGCGCctggaggagctgaaggagcgCCTGGAGCGGGCAGCACCAGGGAGCCCTGTGGTGACAGAGGGCCCCCCCAGCACCGGGGAGACAGCGGGGAACACCGAGGTGGTGGCGGTGGGGCTGCCCCGACCCTTACGGCACAAGCAGCTCCAAGCGGAGGGGGACTTTGGGGATCTGTTGCAGCA GTACCAGCACCTCAAGTCGCTGCCGGCATCACTGAGCCTGGAGCAGCTGAGCCTGAAAGGGAGCGCAGCACTGGAGGAGGCTGGTGGCACCGTGGCAGGGGATGGCGGCCCAGGGGGGGTCCTCAATGGGACACAGTCACTGGAGGAGGGCACCGACCTCGAGACCTCCCCCTC GCCTCCCCCTCAGAGGAAAGCAGTGCCGCTG CCCCACACCGAACCCCCACACCCACAGGGGACCCATGGCCGCCTGTCCCCTGTCACCACC CCGTTGCCACCATCCACCTCCAGGCTCCCGCTGGCATTCCCTGAACCTTTGCCATCGCGCACAGCCCCGTCCCGCCGCAGCAGTGGAACAGGGAGCACAGCCCCTCAGCGCCATGCCCTCAAGCCCTGCCACCAG GAGCAGCGCATGGTGTCACCGGAGACGGACAGTGGCTTCGTGGGCTCGGAGAGCAGCCGGGTGTCCCTGTTGGCACGCACCCCTCAGCATCGACCACTGGGCACTGG GACTCATGGCGTGCTCGAACCTCCTGTCCCTGCTCCCCTCCATCCGCAGAAGAAGGAAGCTCCGCTGCTGCCCCCCAGGAAGGGGCTGAGGGGTCCCTACCCAGCCCCTGAGCACGGCCCTCCCCCAGGCCACAGCGTGCCCCCCAGCACTCCCTCGCCGAGCAGCTCTCCACTGCGCTGGGCTGGCAGCCAAGGCAGTGAGCTGGGACCTGAGGGTGATGATG CTCACTCTGACTCAGAAGGAGGAGACAGGAGCTGCACCAGTGGGCACCCCCCAGGCGGGACGCCCGCCTCGCCATCCCCAGCTCCGGCTCACAGTGACCTGCTGGGATCCCGCATGGAGCGCGA CCGGGCCATCCGTGCACTGCAGGACGAGGTTTGGCGACTGCGCCTGCGGCTGGAGGAGAGCCTG AACCGGTCCCACAGCTACCCTGAGGGCAGAGCCCCCCAC ACCCCCAAGGggaggaggcaggcagcagccagcagagcttcATTCCTCCGGGATGCAGCACCCGTGGG GGAGCACAGCCCCACCTCACGGGGCAGGATGACCCCGGGCGGCCCCAGAGGCAGATGGGCATCGCTGCCACGGGATGGGACACCGCCAGACTTCA cctcccagtCGGACCGCTCGCTGCGTGCGCACGGTGACAGCCGTCCCCGAGCCGCGCCGTCCGCGCACAAACGCCCTCGCAGCCCTCTGGGTGCGGTGTCACTGCGGGGACAGCAGGCGGCTGAGCGCCGGGAGCCCGACCCGCTGGGTAACGCACACGGTGGCGCTGACACCG TTCGGGGGACGCGTTACCGCGTGGCGCCGCCCCGTGGGGAGCCGAGCGCTGCGCCGTGCCCCCGCTGCCACCCCGACGGGACAA CCGCAGGCGCCCCATCAGTCGATGCCACGCGGCCGCAGCGCAGCGGCACCTCCAGGACCCCCGAGAGCTGCCCAACGTGCCGGGCATCACGCGGTGACACGGACAGAGCCGGGCACG CCCAGCGCAGCAAATCGGACGGCAAATCCCCGCCGGAGCCCCGCAGCCGCCCCCAGGCCGTGCAGCCGGAGCAGCTCGCAGGCTGTTGGTACCTGGCGGGGGGGCCTCCCGTCGCCTACCTCGCCCCCGTCCCAGTGGTGCCTTACGGGCCCTCACTGCT gTACTGCCCTCCAACCGCACCTACCTCAGCCCCACACCGCACCCGTTCCCCACCGCTCTCAGACCTGGAGGAGGACCTGGATCTCTCTCTGAGCACAGCAATGGCAGCAGCACGCCGTGCCCGCGTCACCTCAAGACGGCTGGGccaggtgctggcagcagagctgggccgGGCACGGGCAGTGCGGAGCTCCTGCCTCTTCTGA